Proteins from one Caldanaerobius fijiensis DSM 17918 genomic window:
- the tlp gene encoding small acid-soluble spore protein Tlp: MAKQSNHISNPPKPDDRSDNVEKLQDMIHDTIENYREAEDYLKLHAEELSPEEIARIKEKNRRRLESIHGMRDEIIDEVESGNSIDGERKSRGGR; this comes from the coding sequence ATGGCAAAACAAAGTAACCATATATCAAACCCACCAAAACCGGACGACCGCAGCGATAATGTAGAGAAATTACAGGATATGATTCACGACACAATAGAAAACTACAGAGAAGCAGAAGATTATTTAAAATTACACGCTGAAGAATTATCTCCCGAAGAAATAGCCAGAATAAAAGAAAAAAATCGCCGTAGACTAGAGAGCATCCATGGAATGCGGGACGAAATAATCGACGAAGTAGAAAGCGGTAATAGCATAGATGGAGAAAGGAAATCCAGAGGAGGTAGATAA
- a CDS encoding Gfo/Idh/MocA family protein encodes MLRVAMLSGWHVHARGYANELRSLENVKITAVWDEEPARGQLWAEELGADFVADLETLLKRDDVDAVAVCTPTNMHRDVMVAAANAGKHIFTEKVMALTVKECQDIADAVKRAGVKFCISFPHRTRPDLLFAKKVVDEKIIGDITLLRIRNAHNGAIANWLPDYFYDPVLCGGGAMIDLGAHGMYLSRWLMGTPKRITSMFNSFTGKPVEDNAISVIEFENKGIAVTETGFVSTNSPFYMELNGTEGHLFIGGPDNTIKLFSTKLNGGVPGWIKPIQLPAPLPSPIKQWVNGILNNTPIEFGLEEGIQLTELMEGAYKSYKEGRTVEFPIK; translated from the coding sequence ATGTTAAGAGTTGCTATGTTAAGCGGATGGCATGTTCATGCCAGAGGATATGCCAACGAGTTGCGTTCATTAGAAAACGTTAAGATTACTGCTGTTTGGGATGAAGAACCCGCCAGAGGCCAACTGTGGGCAGAGGAGCTGGGGGCTGATTTTGTTGCTGATCTGGAAACGCTTTTAAAGCGCGATGACGTAGATGCTGTTGCGGTTTGTACACCCACCAATATGCACAGAGATGTAATGGTAGCAGCAGCCAATGCCGGAAAGCACATCTTTACGGAAAAGGTCATGGCTTTGACAGTAAAAGAATGCCAGGATATCGCCGATGCTGTTAAAAGAGCCGGTGTAAAGTTCTGCATATCTTTCCCTCATAGAACAAGACCAGATCTTCTCTTCGCCAAAAAGGTCGTAGACGAAAAGATCATCGGAGACATAACGCTGTTGAGGATTAGAAATGCACACAATGGTGCCATAGCCAACTGGCTCCCCGATTACTTCTACGACCCTGTACTCTGCGGCGGCGGTGCTATGATTGACCTGGGAGCACACGGCATGTATCTCTCCAGGTGGTTAATGGGCACGCCCAAGAGGATTACATCTATGTTCAACAGCTTTACAGGTAAACCCGTTGAGGATAATGCCATATCCGTCATTGAGTTTGAAAATAAAGGTATAGCTGTTACAGAAACCGGGTTTGTTTCTACCAACAGCCCATTTTACATGGAGCTTAACGGCACAGAAGGTCATCTGTTTATAGGAGGACCTGACAACACTATAAAGCTCTTTTCCACTAAACTCAACGGTGGCGTACCGGGCTGGATAAAGCCAATACAATTACCTGCACCTCTTCCATCGCCTATCAAGCAATGGGTCAACGGTATATTAAACAATACCCCCATTGAATTTGGCCTGGAAGAAGGCATACAGCTTACAGAACTCATGGAAGGTGCGTACAAGTCATATAAAGAGGGTCGCACCGTAGAATTTCCAATTAAATAA
- a CDS encoding helix-turn-helix transcriptional regulator, which produces MAKAIESTQIERQWKILTILSWEKDWLSVSDISEKLAVQFGEIVNKRTIKRDIDNLSLIFPICEDENPSKGTVYMLDGFKMENVILNFDELLSLYFIRESVKNFRDDLGKTAYQLIDRMIRSLPSVYQDFIERLYKGFVVEEDKNIDNEVSMDLINTLYRAISEKRSVKMKYYSFSSNRISYREVDPYIIYHKDGYFYLAGFCKVHNDIRDFRISRILEIEILDKNFEVSEKFDRNKYNNYVWNILKGEEVVTVKVLFKGDAARLVKEYERHRADRIVDNGDGNIIFEKKVSSYEEIMRWILGYGSQAKVLEPPALIDAIQKEISAMKEVYCK; this is translated from the coding sequence TTGGCAAAGGCCATTGAAAGTACTCAAATAGAAAGGCAATGGAAGATATTGACAATCCTTTCCTGGGAAAAGGATTGGTTATCGGTTTCAGATATCAGTGAAAAGCTAGCGGTTCAATTTGGTGAAATAGTCAACAAGCGTACTATAAAAAGAGATATTGATAACCTATCTCTCATCTTTCCAATTTGTGAAGATGAGAACCCTTCAAAGGGAACTGTTTACATGTTAGATGGATTTAAGATGGAGAACGTCATATTAAATTTCGATGAATTACTGTCTTTGTATTTCATAAGGGAGAGTGTAAAAAATTTCCGCGATGACCTGGGGAAAACGGCATATCAGCTTATTGATAGGATGATAAGATCACTGCCTTCGGTCTATCAGGATTTTATTGAAAGACTCTATAAAGGATTTGTGGTAGAAGAGGACAAGAATATTGACAATGAGGTTTCTATGGATTTAATAAATACGCTATATAGGGCTATAAGCGAGAAAAGAAGTGTAAAGATGAAGTATTATTCCTTTAGTTCTAATAGGATTAGCTATAGAGAGGTTGACCCTTATATTATTTATCATAAGGATGGTTATTTCTACCTTGCAGGTTTTTGCAAAGTACATAACGATATAAGGGACTTCAGGATATCGAGGATATTGGAAATAGAGATCCTTGATAAAAATTTTGAGGTCTCAGAGAAATTTGATAGAAATAAGTATAATAATTATGTATGGAATATATTAAAAGGGGAGGAAGTGGTTACTGTAAAGGTGCTATTCAAAGGAGATGCGGCCAGGCTTGTAAAGGAATATGAAAGGCATAGAGCTGATAGAATTGTAGACAATGGAGATGGAAATATAATATTTGAGAAAAAGGTATCTTCATATGAGGAGATCATGCGATGGATATTGGGTTATGGCAGTCAGGCCAAGGTTTTAGAGCCTCCAGCGTTGATTGATGCTATACAGAAGGAGATCAGTGCTATGAAAGAGGTATATTGTAAATAG
- the pepF gene encoding oligoendopeptidase F: MKRLPTREEIDAKYKWQLEDIYATDELWESDFKKLKAMLPDIQKYKGKIDSAQAVYDVLKLKDDISMIAEKLFTYARMRRDENNDNTVYQALADRAMAMIAEVQSELSFVVPELLSKPTEVLYKYIEEKEELKLYKRYIDELIRQKDHILSAEEERLLAMAGEVTEAPDTIFTMINDADIRFPVIKDETGEDIELTKGRYIQLLKSHDRRVRKDAYEALYDTYGKLKNTLATTYSYSVKKDIFYARVRKYNSSLEASLDDDNVPVSVYDGLIDAVNSNLGLLHRYMSLRKKILKLDQLAMYDVYVPLVKDVKKEIPYEEATNIVKNGLTPLGSEYIGLLEKGFNSKWIDVFENQGKTSGAYSWGCYGVHPYVLLNYQGALDDVFTLAHEMGHALHTYYSNSSQPYIYANYRIFVAEVASTLNEALLIHYLLEKTSDKNEKLYLINHYLEEFRGTVFRQTMFAEFEKIVHEKAESGIPLTPDLLCSIYKDLNARYFGPDVITDDRIALEWARIPHFYRSFYVYKYATSFSAAIAISQHILQEGKPAVDRYIEFLKSGSTDYPIELLKKAGVDMTTPQPVHDALKVFGELVDKMEQIEI, translated from the coding sequence TTGAAGAGGTTACCAACGAGAGAGGAGATTGATGCTAAGTATAAGTGGCAATTGGAGGATATTTATGCTACCGACGAGTTGTGGGAGAGTGACTTTAAAAAGTTAAAGGCGATGCTGCCGGACATCCAAAAATACAAGGGCAAGATAGATTCTGCTCAAGCGGTATATGATGTATTGAAGTTAAAAGACGATATAAGCATGATAGCTGAGAAGTTGTTTACATATGCTCGAATGAGGAGAGATGAAAATAACGACAATACGGTTTACCAGGCGCTGGCCGACAGGGCCATGGCTATGATCGCTGAAGTGCAGAGTGAGCTATCTTTTGTAGTTCCTGAGCTGCTTTCAAAACCAACTGAGGTACTCTATAAGTATATTGAAGAAAAAGAAGAATTGAAACTTTACAAAAGATATATTGACGAACTTATAAGGCAGAAGGACCACATTCTATCAGCAGAAGAAGAAAGGCTCCTCGCTATGGCAGGAGAGGTAACCGAAGCCCCTGATACTATATTTACCATGATAAACGATGCTGATATAAGATTCCCTGTGATAAAAGATGAGACCGGTGAGGATATAGAACTAACCAAGGGCAGATATATACAGCTTTTAAAGAGCCATGATAGGAGAGTTAGAAAGGATGCCTATGAAGCCCTTTATGATACATATGGTAAGCTGAAAAACACCCTGGCGACCACTTATAGTTACAGTGTGAAAAAGGATATATTTTATGCCAGGGTAAGAAAGTACAATTCGTCACTGGAGGCATCTCTGGATGATGACAATGTTCCTGTAAGTGTCTACGATGGTCTCATTGATGCGGTCAATAGTAATCTGGGGCTTTTACACAGGTATATGTCATTGAGAAAGAAGATTTTAAAGCTCGACCAGCTGGCCATGTATGATGTGTATGTGCCACTGGTAAAGGACGTGAAGAAAGAGATACCTTATGAGGAAGCCACAAATATAGTGAAAAATGGTCTTACACCTTTGGGCAGTGAGTACATTGGATTGCTGGAAAAAGGTTTTAATAGTAAATGGATAGATGTATTCGAAAATCAGGGCAAGACTAGCGGCGCTTATTCATGGGGCTGTTACGGCGTTCATCCATATGTGCTTTTAAATTACCAGGGAGCTCTTGACGACGTTTTTACATTGGCTCATGAGATGGGGCATGCCCTTCATACTTATTATTCCAACAGTTCTCAGCCGTATATATACGCTAATTACAGGATATTTGTGGCTGAAGTAGCATCAACGTTGAACGAAGCCCTTTTGATTCATTATTTGCTGGAAAAAACCAGTGATAAAAATGAAAAGTTGTACTTGATAAACCATTATTTAGAAGAGTTCAGAGGCACTGTTTTCAGACAGACCATGTTTGCTGAGTTTGAAAAGATAGTCCACGAAAAGGCTGAATCAGGTATTCCTCTGACCCCTGATTTACTATGCAGCATATATAAAGATCTTAATGCCAGATACTTTGGTCCGGATGTGATTACAGACGATAGAATTGCGCTGGAATGGGCCAGGATACCGCATTTTTACAGGAGTTTTTACGTATACAAGTACGCCACCAGTTTCTCCGCAGCCATAGCCATATCTCAACACATCCTGCAAGAGGGCAAGCCAGCTGTGGATAGGTATATAGAATTTCTCAAGAGTGGAAGCACCGATTATCCTATTGAGCTTTTAAAGAAAGCAGGAGTAGATATGACTACACCCCAGCCTGTACACGATGCGTTGAAGGTATTTGGAGAATTGGTTGATAAGATGGAACAGATTGAGATATAG
- the nifJ gene encoding pyruvate:ferredoxin (flavodoxin) oxidoreductase: MPNNMKAMDGNTAAAYVAYAFTEVAAIYPITPSSPMAELVDEWSAKGLKNIFGQAVKVVEMQSEAGAAGAMHGSLQAGALTTTFTASQGLLLMIPNMYKMAGELLPGVFHVSARSVATHALSIFGDHSDVMACRQTGFAMLCSSNVQEVMDLGGVAHLAAIKSRIPFLHFFDGFRTSHEIQKIHVIDYHDFATLVDYNAVNEFRNRSLNPDRPVIRGSAQNPDIFFQGREASNRFYDAVPDIVDCYMNEIAKITGRTYKPFDYYGAPDAENIIIAMGSVCDTIEEAVDYLMGKGEKVGIVKVRLYRPFSLKHFFNVIPQTVKKIAVLDRTKEPGSPGEPLYQDIVNAYNNVPNKPLIIGGRYGLGSKDTRPSHIIAVFDNLKAPSPKDRFTIGIVDDVTHTSLPEADVHIVHEGTTNCKFWGLGSDGTVGANKAAIKIIGDNTDLYVQGYFSYDSKKSGGTTVSHLRISSKPIKSPYLVHSADYVACHNKSFLYHYDLLKGLKPNGVFVLNCPWKPEELDEKLPARIKRYIAQNNIQFYIIDAVKIAREIGLGGRINMIMQAAFFKLANIIPIDQAVKYLKDSVVKNYGKKGQNIVEMNWKAIDQGISALSKVNIPDSWKNAQEDEVPVTDEPDFVKNIQRPMSRMEGDDLPVSAFSGMEDGTFPPGTTAYEKRGIAVMIPEWQIDKCIQCNQCSYVCPHAVIRPFLLNEEELKKAPETFKTKPAVGRGLTGLHYRIQMSPLDCTGCGNCADVCPAPGKALVMIDAEKQIENEAANWEFATTLTTKDNLIDVNTLKGSQFAKPLFEFHGACPGCGETSYIKLITQLYGDRMMIANATGCSSIYGASAPSIPYTVNGQGKGPAWANSLFEDNAEYGYGMFLGVRQIRERLKELMIQALNMPISDELKEAFKQWLEGMNDGNASKTASARILQILQNYNYTGNAVLGEIMAKKDFLIKKSHWIIGGDGWAYDIGYGGLDHVLASGDDINVLVLDTEVYSNTGGQSSKSTPTAAVAKFAAGGKRITKKDLGLIFISYGYIYVAQIAMGADMNQAIKAIIEAESYKGPSLIIAYAPCINHGIKTGMGTSIAEEKKAVQSGYWHLYRYNPMLKEQGKNPFILDSKDPTGSFQDFLKGEIRYSSLMNVAPDIAQQLFEEAEKHARARYNTYKKLSEQSYV; the protein is encoded by the coding sequence ATGCCAAATAACATGAAAGCAATGGATGGAAACACCGCTGCAGCTTATGTGGCCTATGCTTTTACAGAAGTTGCAGCTATATACCCCATCACCCCATCGTCACCCATGGCGGAGCTAGTAGATGAATGGAGCGCCAAAGGCTTAAAAAACATTTTTGGACAGGCCGTAAAGGTAGTGGAAATGCAATCAGAAGCAGGTGCTGCTGGAGCCATGCACGGTTCATTGCAGGCAGGAGCATTAACGACCACTTTTACTGCGTCACAGGGCCTTTTGCTCATGATACCCAACATGTATAAAATGGCTGGCGAATTGCTACCGGGCGTATTCCACGTCAGCGCCAGGTCAGTAGCGACTCACGCCTTATCAATTTTCGGCGATCACTCCGATGTCATGGCATGCAGACAAACAGGCTTTGCCATGCTATGTTCATCCAATGTACAGGAAGTAATGGATTTAGGAGGCGTTGCTCACCTAGCCGCTATCAAGAGCAGAATCCCATTTCTTCACTTCTTCGATGGATTCAGGACATCCCATGAAATACAGAAAATCCACGTAATTGATTACCACGACTTTGCAACATTGGTGGATTACAATGCGGTCAATGAGTTCAGAAACAGGTCTTTAAACCCCGACCGTCCTGTAATAAGGGGATCGGCTCAAAACCCTGATATATTCTTCCAAGGGCGCGAGGCATCCAATAGGTTCTATGATGCCGTGCCTGATATCGTGGACTGCTATATGAACGAAATTGCAAAAATCACAGGGCGCACATACAAGCCTTTTGACTACTACGGTGCCCCTGATGCCGAAAATATAATAATCGCTATGGGTTCTGTATGCGATACTATCGAAGAAGCCGTAGACTACCTTATGGGTAAAGGTGAAAAAGTGGGAATTGTAAAAGTAAGGCTATACAGGCCGTTCTCTTTAAAGCATTTCTTTAATGTTATACCTCAAACAGTAAAGAAGATAGCCGTACTTGATAGGACAAAAGAACCCGGTTCACCAGGAGAACCCTTGTACCAGGATATAGTTAATGCTTACAACAATGTACCCAACAAACCCCTTATCATAGGCGGCAGATACGGTCTTGGCTCCAAGGATACACGTCCTTCCCACATCATAGCCGTTTTCGACAACCTAAAAGCGCCAAGCCCTAAAGACCGCTTTACCATAGGTATAGTAGACGATGTAACCCACACCTCACTGCCAGAAGCGGATGTGCATATCGTGCATGAAGGTACTACAAACTGCAAATTTTGGGGCCTGGGTTCTGATGGGACCGTTGGCGCCAATAAAGCAGCTATAAAGATAATCGGCGATAACACTGACCTCTATGTACAGGGATATTTCTCATATGACAGCAAAAAGTCCGGGGGAACCACCGTATCCCATTTGAGGATAAGCTCCAAACCCATTAAATCTCCGTACCTGGTGCATAGTGCTGATTACGTAGCTTGCCATAACAAGTCCTTTTTATACCACTATGACCTATTAAAAGGGCTCAAACCCAACGGGGTATTTGTTCTGAACTGTCCCTGGAAGCCTGAAGAGCTGGATGAAAAGCTACCTGCCCGTATTAAGAGGTATATTGCTCAAAACAACATACAGTTTTACATCATCGATGCAGTCAAAATAGCAAGGGAAATCGGCCTTGGGGGCAGGATTAATATGATCATGCAGGCGGCTTTTTTTAAGCTGGCCAATATCATCCCCATAGACCAAGCAGTTAAGTACCTCAAAGATTCTGTAGTAAAAAACTACGGCAAAAAAGGGCAAAATATCGTGGAAATGAACTGGAAGGCTATCGATCAGGGTATAAGCGCCCTGTCAAAAGTAAATATACCTGATAGCTGGAAAAACGCTCAAGAAGATGAGGTTCCTGTAACTGACGAACCAGACTTCGTAAAGAATATCCAGCGGCCCATGTCCAGGATGGAGGGCGATGACCTGCCTGTCAGCGCTTTTTCGGGTATGGAAGACGGCACCTTCCCTCCGGGCACCACTGCTTATGAAAAGAGGGGTATAGCCGTTATGATACCTGAATGGCAGATCGATAAGTGCATACAATGCAATCAGTGCTCCTATGTCTGCCCCCATGCGGTTATAAGGCCGTTCCTGTTAAATGAAGAAGAACTAAAAAAGGCACCGGAAACTTTTAAGACAAAACCCGCTGTCGGGCGGGGCCTTACAGGGCTTCACTATCGCATACAGATGAGTCCGCTGGACTGCACAGGCTGCGGCAACTGCGCCGATGTATGCCCCGCACCTGGCAAAGCCCTTGTGATGATAGACGCTGAAAAACAAATCGAAAACGAAGCAGCCAACTGGGAATTCGCTACCACCCTAACGACAAAAGACAACCTTATAGACGTAAATACTTTAAAAGGCAGCCAGTTTGCAAAACCTTTATTTGAATTCCACGGGGCATGCCCGGGCTGCGGCGAAACATCATACATAAAGCTCATAACTCAACTGTACGGTGACAGGATGATGATAGCCAATGCCACAGGCTGTTCTTCCATATACGGCGCCAGCGCACCATCTATCCCCTATACCGTCAACGGCCAGGGTAAAGGTCCAGCATGGGCCAACTCATTGTTTGAAGACAACGCCGAATACGGCTACGGCATGTTTTTGGGTGTCCGCCAGATAAGAGAGAGGCTCAAAGAGCTTATGATCCAGGCACTAAATATGCCCATTAGCGATGAACTGAAGGAAGCCTTTAAACAGTGGCTAGAAGGCATGAACGACGGAAATGCGTCCAAAACGGCGTCAGCCAGAATACTCCAGATACTTCAAAATTATAATTATACAGGAAATGCAGTGCTGGGGGAAATCATGGCTAAGAAGGATTTCCTCATTAAAAAATCCCACTGGATAATAGGCGGAGACGGGTGGGCCTATGATATCGGCTACGGGGGATTGGATCACGTCCTGGCATCGGGGGACGACATCAACGTACTGGTCCTGGATACAGAGGTCTATTCCAACACAGGAGGTCAATCCTCCAAGTCAACGCCTACAGCGGCTGTGGCCAAATTTGCGGCAGGAGGCAAAAGAATAACCAAGAAAGACCTCGGCCTCATATTCATAAGCTATGGCTATATATATGTAGCTCAAATAGCTATGGGAGCCGATATGAATCAGGCCATAAAAGCTATAATAGAGGCAGAGAGCTATAAAGGTCCATCACTCATCATCGCCTACGCCCCCTGTATCAACCATGGTATAAAGACAGGCATGGGCACCAGCATAGCAGAAGAGAAAAAAGCCGTTCAAAGCGGATATTGGCACCTGTACAGGTACAATCCTATGCTTAAAGAACAGGGCAAAAATCCTTTTATACTGGATTCAAAAGATCCCACAGGATCTTTTCAGGATTTCCTGAAAGGGGAAATACGCTATTCATCACTGATGAACGTTGCCCCTGATATCGCACAGCAGTTATTTGAAGAAGCAGAGAAACACGCCAGAGCACGTTATAATACATATAAAAAACTATCGGAACAATCATACGTTTAA